In a genomic window of Vigna angularis cultivar LongXiaoDou No.4 chromosome 6, ASM1680809v1, whole genome shotgun sequence:
- the LOC108343355 gene encoding acetolactate synthase 3, chloroplastic: MEAATTPKPAFTAFPSSPSPKPFLRFALPFSPLPNAPLHSQRRSLKLSRAISDAAAAKSAAAEPFASRFGLEEPRKGADILVEALERQGVTDVFAYPGGASMEIHQALTRSATIRNVLPRHEQGGVFAAEGYARSSGLPGVCIATSGPGATNLVSGLADALLDSVPLVAITGQVPRRMIGTDAFQETPIVEVTRSITKHNYLVLDVDDIPRIVNEAFFLATSGRPGPVLIDIPKDIQQQLAIPNWDQPIRLSGYMSRLPKSPNEKHLELIVRLLFEAKKPVLYVGGGCLNSSEELRRFVQLTGVPVASTLMGLGAYPLADENSLQMLGMHGTVYANYAVDRCDLLLAFGVRFDDRVTGKLEAFASRAKIVHIDIDSAEIGKNKQPHVSVCADMKLALKGINQVLESRGAGGKLDFRGWREELNEQKRKFPLSYKTFEEEICPQYAIQVLDELTNGEAIVSTGVGQHQMWAAQFYKYKRPRQWLTSGGLGAMGFGLPAAIGAAVANPGAIVVDIDGDGSFIMNVQELATIKVEKLPVKILLLNNQHLGMVVQWEDRFYKSNRAHTYLGDPSNDKAIFPNFLKFADACGIPSARVAKKEDLRAAIQKMLDTPGPYLLDVIVPHQEHVLPMIPSNGTFQDVITEGDGRKSY, encoded by the coding sequence CCGCGCTATCTCCGATGCCGCTGCTGCCAAATCCGCCGCCGCCGAACCCTTCGCATCGCGCTTTGGCCTCGAGGAGCCCCGCAAGGGCGCCGACATCCTCGTGgaggcgcttgagcgccagggCGTCACGGATGTTTTCGCGTACCCGGGTGGTGCGTCCATGGAGATCCACCAGGCGCTCACGCGCTCCGCCACCATCCGCAACGTGCTCCCGCGCCACGAGCAGGGCGGTGTGTTCGCTGCTGAGGGCTACGCGCGATCCTCCGGGCTCCCCGGCGTCTGCATCGCTACCTCCGGTCCCGGCGCCACCAACCTCGTGAGCGGCCTGGCTGACGCCCTCCTCGACAGCGTCCCCCTCGTTGCCATTACCGGCCAGGTCCCCCGCCGCATGATTGGCACCGACGCCTTCCAAGAAACGCCCATCGTTGAGGTAACACGTTCCATCACAAAGCACAATTACCTCGTTCTCGATGTTGATGACATTCCTAGAATCGTCAACGAAGCGTTTTTCTTGGCCACCTCAGGAAGACCTGGACCTGTGTTGATTGATATACCTAAAGATATTCAGCAACAGCTTGCCATTCCCAATTGGGATCAACCGATTAGGTTATCTGGTTACATGTCTAGGTTGCCTAAATCTCCCAACGAGAAGCATTTGGAGCTTATTGTGAGATTGCTTTTTGAAGCCAAAAAACCGGTTTTGTATGTAGGCGGTGGTTGTTTGAACTCTAGTGAGGAATTGAGGCGTTTTGTTCAGCTCACTGGTGTTCCTGTTGCTAGTACTTTGATGGGCCTTGGTGCTTATCCCCTTGCTGATGAAAATTCTCTTCAGATGCTTGGGATGCATGGGACTGTTTATGCTAATTATGCTGTGGATAGGTGTGATCTTTTGCTTGCCTTTGGGGTTAGGTTTGATGACCGTGTCACTGGAAAGCTTGAGGCTTTTGCGAGCCGGGCTAAGATTGTTCACATTGACATTGATTCGGCTGAGATTGGGAAGAACAAACAGCCTCATGTGTCGGTTTGTGCGGATATGAAGTTGGCACTGAAGGGGATTAATCAAGTGTTGGAGAGCAGAGGGGCTGGGGGGAAGCTTGATTTTAGGGGTTGGAGAGAAGAGCTGAATGAGCAGAAACGGAAGTTTCCTTTGAGTTACAAGACTTTTGAGGAAGAAATTTGTCCTCAGTATGCTATACAGGTGCTTGATGAATTGACTAACGGAGAGGCAATTGTGAGTACTGGAGTTGGGCAGCACCAAATGTGGGCTGCTCAGTTTTACAAGTACAAGAGGCCTAGGCAGTGGTTAACATCTGGTGGTCTTGGTGCCATGGGGTTTGGATTGCCGGCTGCCATCGGTGCTGCGGTGGCTAACCCGGGCGCTATTGTGGTTGACATTGATGGTGATGGAAGTTTTATCATGAATGTTCAGGAGCTGGCCACAATCAAAGTGGAGAAGCTCCCAGTTAAGATATTGTTGTTGAATAATCAGCATTTGGGTATGGTTGTTCAGTGGGAGGATCGGTTCTACAAGTCTAATAGAGCTCATACATATCTGGGAGACCCCTCTAATGACAAGGCCATATTTCCAAATTTCTTGAAGTTTGCGGATGCTTGTGGGATACCATCAGCTCGTGTGGCCAAGAAGGAAGACCTTAGAGCGGCAATTCAGAAAATGTTGGACACCCCTGGCCCCTATCTTCTTGATGTCATTGTGCCCCATCAAGAGCATGTCTTGCCCATGATTCCTAGCAATGGAACTTTCCAGGACGTGATAACTGAGGGTGATGGCAGGA